Proteins found in one Leishmania major strain Friedlin complete genome, chromosome 35 genomic segment:
- a CDS encoding conserved hypothetical protein (previous protein_id=AAZ14656.1), which translates to MWDSLVFSGSLIVTALVVVSCGLLYLFLGLAQLTSMLGELFKPSPDQPPNGLQQLIDAVSHMLLSGEVLMHLNQSAFAAAAVLFSLVVLLIFVEEALLRVKEKVRQWGRLPSPQVLHYYNQNSYDTALAQAGRGLSLKKAM; encoded by the coding sequence ATGTGGGATAGTCTCGTCTTCTCCGGCTCTCTCATTGTCACcgcgctggtggtggtgagttGCGGGTTACTCTACCTGTTCTTGGGACTCGCCCAGCTCACGTCGATGCTAGGTGAGTTGTTCAAACCTAGCCCCGATCAACCGCCGAACGGGCTACAGCAGCTCATCGACGCCGTGAGCCACATGCTGCTCAGTGGAGAGGTGCTGATGCACTTGAACCAGTCCGCattcgccgctgctgccgtcctATTTTCGCTGGTGGTCCTGCTGATCTTTGtagaggaggcgctgctgcgggtgaAGGAGAAGGTGCGTCAGTGGGGTCGGCTGCCGAGTCCGCAGGTGCTGCATTACTACAACCAGAATAGCTACGACACCGCACTAGCGCAGGCTGGACGCGGACTCTCTCTCAAGAAAGCCATGTAG
- a CDS encoding conserved hypothetical protein (previous protein_id=AAZ14651.1) → MSSSLSSPRPPQAEALPAPRGTIRFEDLGEPVQRLLRSLKGDVSEEDMALLEYVSVKDMAKIYSEMATDRHAEEIWQELRSALQARKEKIARREAELAEKQRALEAEQEAEEQRLRQQLEEEERERISAEEARQQRREERRRRKAEKAAAAAAAEEEAAEQAAAAAEEAAEEAAAAAEETERQRKAEKKRKRREARARELQEEQDALTAERARHETKKQQKSLNQQKDWSEFVQSHPLEYAQSETLDGAQQQLPAVIEQKELKHTLNAPPVVSEQLLSRTYSPACGACGTRFDRPPPEWNCPMCERRYKKVVKVWQPDDDMENCMMCKEPIGRWSRHHCRNCGRLVCANCSDKRAIIEDLGYDTPVRVCYDCFRLRS, encoded by the coding sequence ATGTCCTCTAGTCTTTCATCTCCGCGACCGCCGCAGGCGGAGGCCTTGCCGGCTCCCCGCGGCACTATCCGATTTGAGGACCTCGGTGAACCAGTGCAGCGTCTCCTGCGCTCCCTGAAGGGCGATgtgagcgaggaggacatgGCACTGCTAGAGTACGTGTCCGTGAAGGACATGGCAAAAATCTACAGCGAAATGGCGACGGATCGCCACGCAGAGGAGATTTGGCAGGAGCTTCGGAGTGCACTGCAGGCCCGTAAGGAGAAGATCGCGCGCCGAGAGGCTGAGCTAGCGGAAAAGCAGCGGGCCCtcgaggcggagcaggaggctgaggagcagcggctgcgacagcagctggaggaggaagagcgcgagcgcatctccgccgaggaagcgcggcagcaacggcgagaggagcgccgacggcgcaaagcggagaaggcggcagcagcggcggctgcagaggaagaggcagccgagcaggcggcagctgccgcggaggaagcggcggaggaagctgccgcagctgccgaggagacggagcggcagcgaaaGGCAGAAAAGAAGCGTAAGCGCCGCGAGGCTCGCGCAcgcgagctgcaggaggagcaaGACGCCCTCACTGCCGAGCGGGCTCGCCACGAGACGAAAAAGCAGCAGAAGTCGTTGAACCAGCAGAAGGACTGGAGTGAGTTTGTGCAAAGCCATCCTCTCGAGTACGCGCAGTCGGAGACTTTGGACGgcgcccagcagcagctaccCGCCGTGATTGAGCAGAAAGAGCTGAAGCACACCCTCAACGCCCCTCCCGTGGTgtcggagcagctgctcagTCGCACGTACTCCCCGGCATGCGGGGCTTGCGGTACTCGCTTTGACCGTCCGCCGCCTGAGTGGAACTGCCCCATGTGCGAGCGGCGCTACAAGAAGGTAGTGAAGGTCTGGCAGCCGGACGACGACATGGAGAACTGCATGATGTGCAAGGAGCCGATCGGGCGGTGGTCTAGGCACCACTGCCGGAACTGCGGTCGACTCGTCTGCGCCAACTGCTCCGACAAGAGGGCCATCATCGAAGACTTGGGCTACGACACACCGGTGCGCGTCTGCTACGACTGCTTCCGCCTGCGGTCGTAG
- a CDS encoding conserved hypothetical protein (previous protein_id=AAZ14652.1) yields the protein MDQIAVSVSALVHRMEELRLPVVPYSAYIKAVCIGIPLAVLVHDTAEYWLPTKVRVPVLSWFVRRWRQNPEAKHVHLRVIRNLVLFAFFVVLRMDSAANEEAEPSDYVSQRLTSASGQRAVNQEIYKSRRAAFNAATAVLGEEEMNMEGVQQQRDAVLRRRRLHDPNVA from the coding sequence ATGGATCAAATTGCCGTCTCTGTCAGCGCCCTCGTCCACCgcatggaggagctgcgcctcccGGTTGTGCCGTACAGCGCGTACATCAAGGCAGTCTGCATTGGTATTCCCCTTGCTGTACTGGTCCATGACACGGCTGAGTACTGGCTACCCACCAAGGTTCGCGTTCCGGTGCTCTCGTGGTTCGTGCGCAGGTGGCGACAGAACCCCGAGGCGAAACACGTGCACCTCCGTGTGATTCGCAATCTGGTTCTCTTCGCGTTTTTTGTCGTGCTCCGCATGGACAGCGCGGCgaacgaggaggcggaacCGTCCGACTACGTCTCGCAGCGACTGACTAGTGCCTCTGGCCAGCGCGCGGTGAACCAGGAGATCTACAAGTCCCGCCGAGCCGCCTTcaacgccgccacggccgtgcttggagaggaagagatgAACATGGAgggtgtgcagcagcagcgtgatgCCGtgctccgccgtcgccgcctccacgaCCCTAACGTGGCGTAA
- a CDS encoding putative 3-demethylubiquinone-9 3-methyltransferase (previous protein_id=AAZ14650.1) — MRGVAADEVAKFAALQKHWWDPTGPLRSLHLLNPIRVRYVNSIVRSFGNVGGSSCDTSIGFSRDSGLTPQHQVLDVGCGGGILAESLARIGGTVTGIDACAESIEVAEKRRQQLAANFNASSQVFNWPQRLSYRHVSLFDVVEQEKRQFDVVVASEVIEHVSDARAFLQALCEATKPGGLLFLSTMDKSLKTVIAYIGVAEMLTGLVEPGTHDWRKFIPPDDVTKFAQRFGVRKVDQHYIVTYPDVCQSVVSCNFQVNFFLSKNVNTGHYLWAGRKSSLEAGKQASVPSGEGCVPHAPEYKKQELSLQPHGNGRPDATESS, encoded by the coding sequence ATGAGGGGTGTCGCTGCGGATGAGGTGGCGAAGTTCGCCGCTCTGCAGAAGCACTGGTGGGATCCGACGGGACCCCTGCGCTCTCTGCACCTCTTGAATCCGATTCGTGTACGCTACGTGAACAGCATTGTACGCTCTTTCGGCAATGTGGGCGGCAGTTCGTGCGATACGTCGATCGGCTTTTCCAGGGACTCTGGACTCACGCCACAACATCAAGTTCTGGacgtcggctgcggcggcggtatTCTGGCAGAGAGCCTAGCCCGCATTGGCGGCACTGTCACCGGCATCGACGCCTGCGCCGAGTCCATCGAGGTTGCGGAGAAGCGTCgtcagcagctggcggccaATTTCAATGCATCCTCGCAGGTATTCAACTGGCCCCAGCGGCTCTCGTACCGCCACGTATCCCTGTTTGACGTTGTGGAGCAGGAGAAGAGGCAGTTTGACGTAGTCGTGGCGAGTGAAGTAATCGAGCATGTGAGCGATGCACGGGCGTTTCTGCAGGCCCTCTGTGAGGCGACGAAGCCTGGTGGGCTTCTCTTCCTGTCCACCATGGACAAATCACTGAAGACGGTCATCGCATACATCGGGGTGGCGGAGATGCTCACGGGGCTCGTCGAGCCAGGCACACACGACTGGCGCAAATTCATTCCGCCCGATGACGTGACCAAGTTTGCGCAGCGCTTTGGTGTGCGCAAGGTGGACCAGCACTACATAGTCACCTACCCGGATGTCTGCCAGTCCGTCGTCTCGTGCAACTTCCAGGTAAACTTTTTCCTGTCCAAGAACGTGAACACGGGGCACTACTTATGGGCGGGTCGTAAGTCCTCCCTGGAAGCAGGAAAGCAGGCATCCGTGCCTTCTGGCGAAGGATGTGTGCCGCACGCGCCCGAGTACAAGAAACAGGAGCTTTCGCTGCAGCCGCATGGAAATGGGCGCCCGGATGCAACGGAATCTTCCTAG
- a CDS encoding conserved hypothetical protein (previous protein_id=AAZ14653.1) — protein sequence MINSYHQNSSVVSTEDGSSSTVFGNPRIEQRRRHAQQQQQQQQVSRLPGSYERFSETLPPSSKIQQDPVTEYAARRDGEGSIPMLLRNEGSRSQMHHMEAVESGVAPPPAVRTARTDLPALASPKHSAEEPQTLLETTVMVSTKMPPHEPQVRPLGVYVRTGRGGPNGVTRVVLVRLTDPTDPFFLFELELLEDDYNAFKQHLELLVDFHGFPRYLVGMLRDIADGASAYELSFVLNSAAVGDSNRGTLRVLETTDFKTVEHISLVLLRQGDAGLKRYLAERFQHYEQSFRASEASRAVITAELQEKIGDLQAANDALRASLRKAEEEMRFMMTDAEKEQLVALNRLRDHHTKEMNGARESFDKKVEQLSHALEEKTRQLRDTTHEKDAALAESHVRTSQLEAKVASLQSQLRSAQDTVSVQTKELATLREMNDELANFKAEATKAMSENELNYVTVAERLRGTSTALQSREEKMAALQAHYEKQDEYIRILAEQNRQQADRAHEAEKNLDKAHHIIANQLQAIKNAKGRYHIAMDQLRTQETLLQERDGAARRQQEELTTATERVQELLRKNSDLREQLETTNNAREKLVQEVKLSQQALLRLQQTTSINGRHWGVLSSAYHSREGAAAGVSALNPATGASTADFMREFSAHTQVLSQPGYHGSNLPSRTSLYRSTNLGKAGFVAASNGLAPSTMATATDSATVIQRPSLFAAKAASPSLAHSSQERASSAETAGLTEPHGRASMSSLRKTEPASGAAAASAVQPPVKHLSLDKQSPHTEHFSFNGLAIKSFFGEGDASQRATVTAGPALESAYF from the coding sequence ATGATCAACAGCTACCACCAAAATTCGAGTGTGGTGAGCACGGAGGATGGCAGTAGCTCCACTGTATTTGGTAATCCTCGAATagagcagcgacgccggcatgcgcagcagcagcagcagcagcagcaagtgTCGCGGTTGCCCGGCAGTTACGAACGCTTCTCagagacgctgccgccgtcctccAAAATACAGCAGGACCCCGTCACGGAGTATGCGGCGCgacgcgacggcgagggcagcATTCCCATGTTACTCCGAAACGAAGGTAGTCGGTCACAGATGCATCacatggaggcggtggaaAGCGGTgtggcaccaccacccgccgTGCGCACAGCACGCACGGACCTGCCCGCCTTGGCGTCGCCAAAGCATTCGGCTGAGGAGCCGCAGACCCTCTTGGAAACCACAGTGATGGTGTCGACAAAGATGCCCCCACACGAGCCGCAGGTGCGCCCGCTgggcgtgtatgtgcgcacAGGCCGCGGAGGCCCCAACGGGGTGACGCGTGTCGTTCTCGTGCGACTGACCGACCCCACAGAtcccttctttttgtttgaGTTGGAGCTTCTCGAGGACGACTACAACGCCTTCAAGCAGCACCTGGAGCTGCTCGTTGACTTCCACGGCTTTCCGCGCTACCTGGTCGGCATGCTGCGCGACATCGCTGACGGCGCCTCCGCCTATGAGTTGTCCTTTGTGTTGAACAGCGCCGCCGTAGGTGACTCGAACCGAGGGACGCTGCGAGTGCTGGAGACGACGGATTTCAAAACTGTAGAGCATATTTCACTGGTGCTACTGCGACAGGGGGACGCCGGCCTCAAGCGGTACCTCGCCGAGCGCTTTCAACACTACGAGCAGTCGTTCCGTGCATCGGAGGCTTCGCGAGCGGTCATCACGGCGGAGCTTCAGGAGAAAATCGGTGACTTGCAGGCCGCGAACGACGCGCTGCGTGCCAGTTTGCGCAAGGCCGAGGAAGAGATGCGGTTTATGATGACGGACgcagagaaggagcagctggTCGCGCTGAACCGACTACGAGACCACCACACGAAGGAGATGAACGGCGCTCGTGAATCATTCGACAAAAAAGTCGAGCAGCTCTCGCACGCCTTGGAGGAGAAGACGCGTCAGCTGCGCGACACCACCCACGAAAAGGATGCTGCCTTGGCAGAGTCACACGTTCGCACATCGCAGCTGGAAGCCAAGGTGGCCTCGCTCCAGTCACAGCTCCGCAGTGCACAGGACACGGTAAGCGTTCAGACCAAGGAACTCGCCACGTTGCGGGAGATGAACGACGAGCTGGCAAACTTCAAGGCCGAGGCGACAAAGGCGATGTCGGAGAACGAGCTCAACTACGTGACGGTGGCGGAGCGGCTccgcggcaccagcaccgcaCTGCAGAGTCGAGAAGAGAAGATGGCCGCGCTGCAAGCACACTACGAGAAGCAGGACGAGTACATCCGCATTTTGGCTGAGCAGAACAGGCAGCAGGCAGACCGCGCCCacgaggcggagaagaaTCTGGACAAGGCCCATCACATCATCGCAAACCAGCTGCAGGCGATCAAAAACGCGAAGGGCCGCTACCACATTGCGATGGATCAGCTACGCACGCAGGAAACGCTTCTGCAGGAgcgcgacggtgccgcgcgtcggcagcaggaggagctgacgacggcgacggagcgcgtccaggagctgctgcgcaaaaACAGCGACCTCCGTGAGCAGCTGGAGACGACCAACAACGCTCGCGAGAAACTGGTGCAAGAGGTAAAGCTGAGCCAGCAGGCACTGCTGCGTCTGCAGCAGACGACAAGCATCAACGGACGTCACTGGGGCGTGTTAAGCTCGGCGTATCATAGCAGAGAGggagccgccgctggtgtATCTGCCCTGAATCCTGCGACGGGGGCGAGCACGGCTGACTTCATGCGCGAGTTCAGCGCACATACACAAGTGCTGAGTCAGCCGGGGTACCACGGCAGCAACCTTCCCTCCCGTACTAGTCTCTATCGCTCCACAAACCTGGGAAAGGCCGGATTTGTCGCTGCGTCGAACGGGCTGGCGCCTTCTACCATGGCCACTGCAACTGACAGTGCTACCGTTATCCAGCGTCCATCGCTCTTTGCCGCGAAGGCAGCTTCTCCGTCCTTGGCGCACAGTAGCCAGGAGCGGGCCAGCAGTGCCGAGACGGCGGGCCTGACCGAGCCACATGGCCGGGCGAGCATGTCGTCACTGAGGAAGACGGAGCcagccagcggcgccgcggctgcctcggcggTGCAACCTCCCGTGAAACATCTCTCCCTGGACAAACAATCGCCGCACACGGAGCACTTTTCATTCAACGGCTTAGCAATCAAGTCCTTCTTTGGCGAAGGGGATGCATCGCAGCGAGCGACGGTGACTGCAGGTCCGGCACTAGAGAGCGCCTACTTTTAG
- a CDS encoding hypothetical protein (previous protein_id=AAZ14654.1), with amino-acid sequence MEGNQSALTSARSLFQLLNYRNGLEELLLMYWWVIVLGNLVLFAFAKHSLMCWELHRDRRRLECCHMRHCQRRRAAHQSKSVTACRSHRTHTEEAANTTSNAPTETSSSSKDQTEARVTAKHAVDYVSKNEKTTWFPLLVPIVPTLNKYVSPPRTAELMAKAALCRNCSEQEEATATVHQNDTRPPSLLLPLPSVTSSDLSSSSPLSTAQASTSATTRLLNRLGFMSPDLKQTNAERFDISRYSSSSNASSRLSNCCPRYSADEQRLIDQKRQENVRAWMEAKRALELTESLAAGSCGVIPLSSVNAREFQPRRKKGEIETELVS; translated from the coding sequence ATGGAGGGCAATCAGTCAGCCTTGACATCGGCTCGATCCCTCTTTCAACTACTGAACTATCGCAATGGCCTCGAAGAACTGCTATTGATGTACTGGTGGGTGATTGTACTCGGCAACCTCGTGCTCTTTGCGTTCGCGAAGCACTCGCTCATGTGCTGGGAGCTGCATCGGGACAGGCGACGCTTGGAATGCTGCCACATGCGTCACTGTCAGCGTCGTCGTGCGGCGCACCAGTCGAAGAGTGTGACAGCATGCCGTTCACATAGGACGCACACTGAAGAGGCTGCAAACACCACAAGCAACGCGCCAACAGAGACCTCGTCGTCAAGCAAAGATCAGACCGAGGCAAGAGTAACGGCAAAGCACGCCGTTGACTATGTCAGCAAGAACGAGAAGACAACCTGGTTTCCTCTGTTGGTGCCGATCGTGCCAACGCTGAACAAATATGTCTCGCCACCGAGGACCGCGGAGCTCATGGCAAAGGCCGCGCTATGCCGAAATTGCAGCGAGCAAGAGgaagcgacagcgacggtgcaTCAGAACGACACCCGGCCGCCGTCGTTACTGCTCCCACTCCCCTCCGTCACCTCTTCTGAcctctcctcgtcgtcaCCGCTCTCGACAGCGCAGGCGAGCACTTCGGCAACGACGCGGCTGCTCAACCGGCTTGGCTTCATGTCGCCTGATCTTAAGCAAACCAACGCCGAAAGATTCGATATTAGCCGatacagcagcagcagtaaTGCGTCCTCGCGGTTGAGCAACTGCTGCCCCCGCTACAGCGCGGACGAACAGCGCTTAATTGATCAGAAGCGGCAGGAaaatgtgcgtgcgtggatGGAGGCTAAGCGCGCCTTGGAGCTAACCGAGTCGCTCGCAGCAGGCTCCTGTGGGGTCATACCGTTGTCGTCGGTCAATGCGCGCGAGTTTCAGCCACGCAGAAAAAAAGGCGAGATAGAGACGGAACTCGTCTCTTGA
- a CDS encoding conserved hypothetical protein (previous protein_id=AAZ14655.1) has translation MKRFPSVLPAAVLCYGSATALQAHRRCAAAVADADERVNAQQQQDEKPETHQQQQQRTAARENALGSTADEEPPRRRNIVVLSNTTKAVYVHPTNHIASWYWFITDFHKWFVGIVFLFVGTQVIARYRVSKLQTATQAQLGENLLDQRTRDLLSDIEVLRKKDPIRLEHEANIYHEQFWKRRALAVASSRNEVRSLEIQRGKMQGEARGTDMTEWLGAKAKDDEEREVARRTQDYIQGFHQHLKSKRLI, from the coding sequence ATGAAACGCTTTCCCTCCGTGCTGCCTGCGGCCGTCCTATGCTacggcagcgccacagcaCTGCAGGCCCACCGACgatgtgccgcagctgtcgcAGACGCAGATGAGCGGGTGAacgctcagcagcagcaggatgAAAAGCCCGAGACGCatcaacagcaacagcagcgtaCGGCTGCCCGAGAAAACGCTCTTGGCTCCACCGCTGACGAAgagccgccacggcggcgcaaCATTGTGGTTCTCAGCAACACTACCAAGGCCGTTTACGTGCATCCGACGAACCATATCGCCTCCTGGTATTGGTTCATCACTGACTTTCACAAGTGGTTCGTCGGCATagtttttcttttcgtcgGCACGCAGGTTATTGCGCGCTATCGCGTGTCGAAGCTTCAGACCGCGACGCAGGCGCAACTCGGGGAGAACTTGCTAGACCAGCGCACGCGTGACCTGTTGAGCGACATCGAGGTGTTGCGCAAAAAGGACCCGATCCGACTCGAGCATGAGGCGAACATATACCATGAGCAATTCTggaagcggcgcgcgctggcggtggcctcGTCGCGAAACGAGGTGCGGTCGCTGGAGATCCAGCGCGGCAAGATGCAAGGAGAAGCCCGAGGCACCGACATGACGGAATGGTTAGGGGCAAAGGCcaaggacgacgaggagcgcgAGGTAGCACGCCGCACGCAGGACTACATCCAAGGATTTCATCAGCACCTAAAGTCGAAGCGCCTCATCTAA